The Prinia subflava isolate CZ2003 ecotype Zambia chromosome 6, Cam_Psub_1.2, whole genome shotgun sequence genome contains the following window.
TATTAGTTGTTAAACAATATAAATTAGTACTCTTTGCAATCTATTTCTGAAGTATTATTTTCCTGCCTGCTAAAAGTACCCCCTCgggattttcttttaaatagaaCAAACTTTCAGGTCAAAAAGATTGGTAGAAGCCTAAAGCAAGTTTAGAGCAAGGTTTCTCTTGATTCATAGTACAAGTACACAGTTGGTATAATATTTAAGAATGACAGTGCTGTCTTTCAGTACTGCTGCCCACAATACTTGGAAATATATCCTTTCAGAATGTGAAGGCATATCCTCTGTGAAGTACCCAGATAAATCAGTTCACCCTTGGCTGTAACTAAATGCTGTCTAGTGACTTGTGATCGACAGGGCTTTACCCTCTGACAGCCAGATTCATTGTTGGGACAGCAACCAATCGTCGGGTTTGACGACATGAGCCTAATCAAAGTTGGAGTATAAAAAGCCCCCTTGGAATATATAAGGTACACCAGTGTGGCAAGCTGTCTCTCAGATTGCATTTGCTTTCACGGATCTGTTTAGTGCTGAAACggaaagggggagggggaaaaaaagaagggaaaagtgCTGCACTGAATGTGAGATCATGCAAAAGCTAGTGCTCTATGCTTCTATTTACCTGTTCATGCTGATTTCAGTTGATCCGGTTGCTCTTGATGACAGTAGTCAGCCCACAGAGAACGCTGAAAAGGATGGACTGTGCAATGCTTGTACGTGGAGACAGAATACAAAATCTTCCAGAATAGAAGCCATAAAAATTCAAATCCTCAGCAAACTGCGTCTGGAACAAGCTCCTAACATTAGCAGGGATGTTATTAAACAACTTTTACCCAAGGCTCCTCCACTGCAGGAACTGATTGATCAGTATGATGTGCAGAGAGATGACAGTAGCGATGGCTCTTTGGAAGATGATGACTATCATGCCACCACCGAAACGATTATCACAATGCCTACAGAGTGTAAGTAACCCTGCTTCTTTCGCCTCCCACTGCCCCTCCGAGAGAGTTGTCTCCCTGCTGTAGAGCCACACAACTCCTCCTCAGGCTCTCCCAACAGGCTGCTGCCTGAAGTctgctggagggagggaggagagcgTTATTTCTAAAGAATTTGAGCCAGGTTCAGATGACCGTGTGGCGATCCTTTGTTTTACTGTTCGGTTTTCGGCTCCTTATAATGTGTGTGCCCTGTAGCACTTAGGATTTGCCCATTGCACTAGAAAGCAAAGGGAGATCTGCAGTTTAGTCAACTTCGTTATCTGCAGCACTCGGGGCATTTCCTCTCGCAAATATAAAGTACAAGTGCAGATAACGAGAGAACTATATTTTTGTGAGAGAGGTTTCACTGGCCAGTATTTTTAGAAGCAATAGAAATCAACAGAAATGCAGCTTAGAGCACTACACCTACCTAACTGCAACATGCTATGGCAAGTGCAATTACAGAGTTAAATTCTTGCCTCTTTGCTGATCCCATAAACTAGCACCACCCACCTCGGAGTTAAAACTATGTATTTAAAGCAAATATGTGTGTAACAgattaaatgtaaaaatgtcCGTGCTATAGCAATCAGCTCACGTAGCCGTGCCAAGGAAGAATGAAGGCATTTACTGAATGAGCAGATTCTGAGTTATCTTCCGAGTGCTAAACATCTGCTATGGCTCCTATCAAGTATCTTTTGCACAGCTAATACTGTAGTATCTTATGTTCTTCATCAGCTAAAGTATTTGACTATGGcagctgtttttttaaataacacttATGAATATGatgtcaaaaaggaaaaatatgacAGGGCATATAAGACATGTTAGCAGTGACAGATATCATCATGATATGCAGACTAGAATAATATCAGCTGCTCTCACCAGCTAAAAATGAACCCACAGATGAAAAAGTAAACTTTTCAGTGAAATTCTTCAACTTAGTAATTATTAAGATGGGCACTGAATAGCATTATTTTACTGCAGCCTTATCGCAAAGCTGAGGTCTGCCTGCACTTTTATTCCAGACTTTTATGTTCAAGGCtttataactttttttaatcaaattgCTACATAGTTACAGTGACAGAAGAAAAGTCATATTTCATTGCTCTGAGTTCATTTCCTACTTCTTATAAAAAGCCCTTGAGCTATTTTAAATGCACTAAAGAGACAGGTATCTTAAGTGATGAGATTTATGAATGTTAAAGCCCTGCACCATTTAGGATTAGTACTACCCATTTTATCCTGGCATGGAAAGATATTGCCATGACTAGGTATGACAGCTGCATCGTAGGCTACAGGAAGGAGGAACGCAGCACCACATGTGACTATCCTCTAATATtattcaaatgaaaacaaaatgatcCTTATATTAATCCCctcaattattttcttcccactgagaaaagaaatggaagtgtTTGTGCAGTTTGCCCAGGGCTGTATGGTTTGCAACGGGCTGAGGCTTTGGAGTAAATTAGAAATAGCTGGATCACCACACATGTGTTGAGTCAGCTTATGCAAAGTTGCTGTTCTGCATGCTTTATGAAGGAAATGACCAGCAGAAGTGAATTAGTGAtagaataataattttgttgACTAAAAGTTGCTGTACAGTGTAAACCATAGAAAATGAATTAAGTTAAATACACTTTGTTACTGGTACTCTTTATAACATATTGTACTATTTTCTAtgcagtctgaaaaaaaaaagtcaggtttATATACGgattttttcttgttccctgTTCAGTAATCtattttttccattcatttatAGCTGATTTTCTTGTACAAATGGAGGGAAAACCAAAATGTTGCTTCTTTAAGTTTAGCTCTAAAATACAATATAACAAAGTAGTAAAGGCACAATTGTGGATATACTTGAGGCAAGTCCAAAAACCTACAACGGTGTTTGTGCAGATCCTGAGACTTATTAAACCCATGAAAGATGGTACAAGATATACTGGAATTCGATCTTTGAAACTTGACATGAACCCAGGCACCGGTATTTGGCAGAGTATTGATGTGAAGACAGTGTTGCAAAACTGGCTCAAACAGCCCGAATCCAATTTAGGCATCGAAATAAAAGCTTTCGATGAGAACGGACGGAATCTTGCTGTAACTTTCCCAGGACCCGGGGAAGAGGGATTGGTAAGTCTATttagaaaaatctcatttgaTTGAAAAGCATTTAAGCTCTGTTTTAAGGATAAAATGGGTGCATTGTTTTGGGAATGGAAGATAAAAGTTGTGGATATCCAATTCTTTCATTCTTTGCTCTCTAATCATGCCAAAAATCAATAGCTTTCCTCTGCCTCCATTTCCCTATCTAAAAAATTGAGAGAAATTGCAGTATCTCAGAGAGACATTGTGAGGCATTAACTAGAAAAGGTTTTGGTAATTACTGATGGATGATACTATCAAAGTAATTGTCTTTAATTTTGAGAGCAAATACTGCTTAATAAGCCTAAAGAAGTGTCTTTAGATTCTTTCACTGGTTAGGAAAGATGCCTCCAATATTGCTGAGAAGGCAAGGGAGTTCCTACATACTCTCCATGCACATATTTTctattaacaacaacaaaatttgTCTCTTTAGGAAGGTGAGAACAGATCTTCTGTGTAATGCTAAAATCTTTACCTTTCAGTGATTGGTAGAGTGTATCATTCTACCATTTGAAATGTCTGAATAGAGAAATTCTGCTTGATACAATACTTATGTCATGATGATAAGAAAGAGCACAAAATAAATatctggtttgtttttataaaaatagatGAACAAATTACACCTGAAGTGTACCTGCAAGTACATCTGAAGTAAAGCTGAAGTGAAACTACAGCATTTCCTTGCCATTTGTTCCTGTAAATCACAAATCATCTACAACCTGTACAAATATCTGAATTTATCACAACCAAGTGACACCTCCTTTTGAATAAAGTATGAAGAATATTATTCTATTTTTACTTCTATGTAGTAGATGAATCTATTGATCACAAAAAACATAGAAgtatttaggttggaaaagaccattGTGTCCAACCAAATTCATGCAACATTTAACTTACAGCAGTATAACATAATTTAAAAgtgcttaaaagaaaaactcagTGATATCTTGATTGTACATCCAATACAAATGTGGATCTCCTGTATTTGAAACAGGCCAGCTGGATATCATGATTAGGAATGTCCTCACCACCTCCATCCATTGAAACGATGATACATACAGATAACCATGGCTATCATCATCtataaataaacatttcagtggcagagcagggctaGAGGCACAGCTGATAACGGGAGAGGAAATCTCTTCTCTCTTCCATCCAGCTCCTCTTAAGCAGCTCCCCTCCCAGTACAGGGGTGCTCCTCCCACCAAACACCTCCCCATGTAATTTACCTTTGGAAAGGgcacttccagcagctccacagctggCAGGTATCTGGGGAGAGGGAAACCTCTGTAACACAGTTAGATGTGCTGTTACCCCTGAGGAATGGTCTCCATAGGATGGACCCACCAGTGCCAACCAACACACGGGGCAGAAATCAGTGTGCAGAAGGGAGCAACTTTGAGAACTTTCTCAAACTCAAGATCGTGAAGATTACAATTTCCTTCTAGTCTGGGTGACTATGGAAACACACCTTCAGTAGAAGGCATGTGGCTCAGAGATCTGGTGAAAGTACATTCCTGGCCACAGGACTCTTCCAGGATTCAAAATACTTAGCTGCCCCACCAAATTCAttcagtcacagaatcattcaAGCATGGCAGCAATAGAGGAGTAACTTTTGTCCTCCTTGGTGTGGACAAAAAACTTCCCTTGATAGCCAGAAAGCCTGAATTCTATATGATTTTAATGAAAGGAATTTCAGGAGGACTCACAAAAGCTCTTATTatggattttaaaacaaagaaacaaacaaacaaaatccacaTCAAAAGTAAAAATTCAGCATCCTCCCAATTTCTGAAATGTTCTTATGGCAGCTAAAGGATGCTAGCACTGAGACAATGGTGATTTCAGGTACAAATACTCAGGTCTTAAAGCTCTATATAgagaaacagcagggaaatgcagagaTAACTGTAACAGGATTGTTGCAAATTTTGTTTGCGAACTTCATTTCAGAGTATTAATTTGATACGTCCACATCTGAAATACTGTTTGCATGTTTTTAGTGAACTTGGGCTTACCTCAGGAATGATTCcaattccttctcctcttctcacagaaccCATTTTTAGAGGTCAGAGTTACAGACACACCAAAACGGTCCCGCAGAGATTTCGGTCTCGACTGCGACGAGCACTCGACAGAATCCCGATGCTGCCGCTACCCGCTGACGGTGGATTTCGAAGCTTTCGGATGGGATTGGATTATCGCTCCCAAAAGATACAAAGCGAATTATTGCTCCGGAGAATGTGAATTTGTGTTTTTACAAAAGTACCCGCACACCCACCTCGTGCACCAAGCCAACCCCAGAGGCTCGGCAGGCCCTTGCTGCACGCCCACCAAGATGTCCCCCATCAATATGCTGTACTTCAACGGCAAGGAACAAATCATCTACGGCAAGATACCAGCCATGGTTGTAGATCGCTGCGGGTGCTCATGAGATCTTCGTCAGATCCACCAACTCACAAACCGTGGaagctaccaaaaaaaaaagaaaagaaaaaaaaaagagaaaaaatagaaaaagttaTACCCCCTCGCCAGTCTTTCAAACTGTGAAGTTACGTACACTAGGCATTGCTGACCTCCTGTGCACTACCGGCACCAGCTACAGAACGTGAACTAAAGGACAGTGTAATTACCTGATGGCTGCTTGTG
Protein-coding sequences here:
- the MSTN gene encoding growth/differentiation factor 8, yielding MQKLVLYASIYLFMLISVDPVALDDSSQPTENAEKDGLCNACTWRQNTKSSRIEAIKIQILSKLRLEQAPNISRDVIKQLLPKAPPLQELIDQYDVQRDDSSDGSLEDDDYHATTETIITMPTESDFLVQMEGKPKCCFFKFSSKIQYNKVVKAQLWIYLRQVQKPTTVFVQILRLIKPMKDGTRYTGIRSLKLDMNPGTGIWQSIDVKTVLQNWLKQPESNLGIEIKAFDENGRNLAVTFPGPGEEGLNPFLEVRVTDTPKRSRRDFGLDCDEHSTESRCCRYPLTVDFEAFGWDWIIAPKRYKANYCSGECEFVFLQKYPHTHLVHQANPRGSAGPCCTPTKMSPINMLYFNGKEQIIYGKIPAMVVDRCGCS